ataaaaaaaactgtacgTAGCCTTATTAACCTCTTATTAAGACTCAAAGCATCATCACTGCCGaacacataattcatttgaaaaggtcttccccgaatcgactggacgtacacagaaatatttgccactggtatttactcaaacaacgattcactcataaatgcattactaaaaaaatgtgtgaggtaaattgtattgtttgtctagtatctcagatccgttaaaatacactttgaaataaaaaaaaaaaaaaaaaaaaaaaaaacattactccCTACCTTTGCCAAATATACATTGGAGAAGAAATAACATTTGaatcaaacagaaaagatagaaacGTATTGATTCTTGACATCTCAATCCTTTTGCTTCGTATTTAAGCACTCTGTTGCAGCCAGCGTTTTCCAATGCGTAACAGATCTAGAGACATCTTTAGTATCTtaaaactactgcaaatcatcaAACAAACACTTAACTTCAAAAAGGGGGATGGTACGGTTTTATTTTTGAGGGAACGTTTTACTCCGCTTTTTTCGATGCTAgcaatcaaaaaaaaaaatttcaatattaaacactataatgtatggggaaactggattcagaatattttttttaccatctGTATgaccagaatttttttttatcaaattgtggatcagaatattttcaaggaaaattccattacccccctttttttttaagtcaaattGTCGTTCCCTTACTTAAGGAAAAGTTGTCAGAAAAGTTTGCATTTCGTTCTACATAATGAACATTTATTTgccatatagtttacaagtgtgaacaaattcttatgtacaggtaattaaacaaggtgtatagatgtgaacaaatttaatgtggaACCAGTGTACAAAATTACACTAacctaattgtaaacatgtttactgtacatgacgtttggtgtgaacacggccttagtttACTACCTACCTAATCTCCCTGTCATGTAGAGAGTCATGAAAGGACCAGTTGAATTCTATTCCATGATTGTGTAAACTTTTCTTTAGTTGGTTCAGTTTCTGCTGTTGTTGCATTTGAGCATCAGgatactaaaaaatatatatgtaaattgaTACACACAAATCTTCCTAAACTATCACATTTACTTATTGAGGGTTCATTATCTTTTGTGAAAAGAGAAATCTTGGTACTCTTAATTTCACTTTCTTCAATggatattttataatatctgctgtatgttttatacaaaatattctcTATTGAGagaaatgagaggtttagctacctataaaaccaggtttaatccccCATTTTCTACATCCAAAAATGCcttttccaagtcaggaatgtgactgttgtaatccattcgtttgatgtgtttgagctattgattttgtcatttgatacgGGACTTTCTGTATTAAATTTTCCACAgagtttataatttttgttgttttattttcttgtatgtcaaatattttatactaACATCTTTTCACTAACAGACACTACAGTAATTACTTCAATTTACTTGTATACGCTAAGTGAGATTTgagaagaaaataagaaaaacatattactgaaaattcagaaattattgcaatgtgtttatttttgcgAAAAATGTAGAAGGGTtctcatataaaaaattaaaacttgtattttgaatttttttcaatgaatcaaacaggattttttttaatatcaatgaatatagcaaaaattaaaattttagtctaaaatgataaaatcacaataataaatgcacgcaataatttctgaatttacagcatTTCATTTTGATTCTCATATCCAGTAAGCTGTCAACATTATCatatgaaaaccaaatacaaagTGCCTCCATTTACTAACACAAacttaaagaatttaaatatgatttaatgTGTTCAAATTTCTTGTATAAACAgtaaagtaaaaagtaaatgtATTATGAACCTACCTCGTCTCTGCCGGTCAGTAATCTTATCTCCTTTACTGGACACTGACTTTTTACAACAACTTCACAAAATCTCAGCAAATTACATATCtgggaaaaaaaacattttattgtctTTATTGATAATGTAACTGTTGGCAATGAACTTATGAATTCATGTATTATGTCTTGAAGATCCTGTGAGAATTAGATGTTCATGTTCATTGTACTAAACCCAATCTGAATGAAATATCTAAACAAAAACTGAATTCATTTATGAAACATGACTCACCAATGTCTAGCGGCaagttttacatatatattcaaatgaaagCACATTAACTTGTTATGAGTATAAAATATCATGAGTAAAAATCCTGCTTTGTACAAGACCCACAAAGTGACCAAGATTTTAAAcattgttgatagttgtctcattggcaatcataccacatcttcttttttatatgcttCTTCAGCTTTTAATTTAGCTAataagttgtttatttctgtatcatttggtcacttgtgaagagttgtctcttctccatcataccacatctttttttatagttcCCAAGGTTACACAGGTCAAAACTACTGTGACACACTATTTTTACTTGACCTTGTGAGACCCCCAAGAGTAGTCAATGTCTTTAAACACCCCCTAGAGCTAGTaatactttaaaattaccaGTCTTTGCTCTTACTCGTAAATGCTAATTTTCTAGCAGCAAGCAGAAAATGAAGTTTGAAGAACTACCGTGAGACAACTTGAGAAGAATTAAAGTAAGAcctataatatttataattgatcTATAATctttactttaatttatttaatttaaaggtCTTCTTTTACTTTAGGGGTCCCAACCCATAAAGGGTTATATTAAACTATTCTTAACCCCAAACCTTACCCTAACCCATACATAAACCTAACACTAGCCCTAACCCTAAAACCTAAAACTTGATGATGATGTGCTCTGATAAAAGGATCTTCTATTTCTATTAATAACTTACTTGATGATGTGCTCTGATGTAAGGATCTTCTATTTCTATTAATAACTTACTTGATGATGTGCTCTGATGTAGGGATCTTCTATTTCTATTAATAACTTACTTGATGGTGTGCTCTAATGTAGGGATCTTCTATTTCTATTAATAACTTACTTGATGGTGTGCTCTGATGTAAGGATCTTCTATTTCTATTAATAACTTATTTGATGATGTGCTCTGATGTAGGGATCTTCTATTTCTATTAATAACTCACTTGATGGTGTGCTGTGATGTAAGGATCTTCTATTTCTATTAATAACTTATTTGATGATGTGCTCTGATGTAGGGATCTTCTATTTCTATTAATAACTCACTTGATGGTTTGCTGTGATGTAAGGATCTTCTATTTCTATTAATAACTTACTTGATGGTGTGCTGTGATGTAAGGATCTTCTATTTCTATTAATAACTTATTTGATGATGTGCTCTGATGTAGGGATcttctatttctatttataacTTACTTGATGATGTGCTCTGATGTAAGGATCTTCTATTTCTATTAATAACTTACTTGATGATGTGCTGTGATGTAAGGATCTTCTATTACTATTAATAACTTACTTGATGATGTGCTGTGATGTAAGGATCTTCTTTTACTATTAATAACTTACTTGATGATGTGCTGTGATGTAAGAATCTTCTATTACTATTAATAACTTACTTGATGGTGTGCTCAAATGTAGGGATCTTCCATTTCTATTAATAACTTACTTGATGATGTGCTCTGATGTAAGGATCTTCTATTTCTATTAATAACTTACTTGATGATGTGCTGTGATGTAAGGATCTTCTATTACTATTAATAACTTACTTGATGGTGTGCTCTGATGTAAGGATCTTCTATTTCTATTAATAACTTACTTGATGATGTGCTGTGATGTAAGGATCCTCTATTTCTATTAATAACTTACTTGATGATGTGCTCTGATGTAAGGATCTTCTATTTCTCATAATAACTCACTTGATGGTGTGCTCTAATGTAAGGATCTTCTATTTCTATTAATAACATACTTGATGATGTGCTCTGATGTAGGGATCTTCTATTTCTATTAATAACTCACTTGATGATGTGCTCTAATGTAAGGATCTTCTATTTCTATTAATAACTTACTTGATGATGTGCTCTGATGTAGGTATCTTCTATTTCTATTAATAACTCACTTGATGGTGTGCTGTGATGTAAGGATCTTCTATTTCTATTAATAACTTACTTGATGGTGTGCTCTAATGTAAGGATCTTCTATTTCCATTAATAACTTACTTGATGATGTACTCTAATGTAAGGATCTACTATTTCTATTAATAACTTATTTGATGATGTGCTCTGATGTAGGgatcttctttttctattaataaCTCACTTGATGGTGTGCTGTGATGTAAGGATCttctatatctattaataaCTTATTTGATGATGTGCTCTGATGTAGGGATCTTCTATTTCTATTAATAACTCACTTGATGGTGTGCTGTGATGTAAGGATCTTCTATTTCTATTAATAACTTACTTGATGATGTGCTCTAATGTGCAATGTAAGGATCttctatttcttttaataaCTTACTTGATGATGTGCTCTAATGTGCAATGTAAGGatcttttatttctattaataaCTTACTTGATGGTGTGCTCTAATGTAAGGATCTTCTATTTCCATTAATAACTTACTTGATGATGTGCTCTAATGTAAGGATCTTCTATTTCTATTAATAACTTATTTGATGATGTGCTCTGATGTAGGGATCTTCTATTTCTATTAATAACTCACTTGATGGTGTGCTGTGATGTAAGGATCTTCTATTTCTATTAATAACTTACTTGATGATGTGCTCTAATGTGCAATGTAAGGATCTTCTATTTCTATTAATAACTTACTTGATGATGTGCTCTAATGTGCAATGTAAGGATCTTCTATTTCTATTAATAACTTACTTGATGATGTGCTCTAATGTAGGGATCTTCTATTTCTATTTCTGTCAAAAATTCTGTCATAAAACGTGAAAATAATTTCTCCATTCCAAACCCTGTAGCATTGTCATCTATCTGGATCTGTTCATGGGATCCTCCAGCTACGAAAAAATTGGAAAActtatgtttatttcaatacagtatgggttttgctcattgctaAAAACCATTCCTTCATTTACAAATGAACAAGGAAAGTGAGGCTAAAGTCAGATGAACCCTgacagacaaaatgtacaacACAAGAAAGTAATTCTGTTTacatactaaattttatatgtaataaattaaaaataataggGGCCTAGATCTTCTTTCTACCCACATTTTTAAAGGTCTAAAGGTTTCAGCTGCTATCAGTTCAGTTCAAATTGTATTTGGCGTTCAAAACAGATGTTAAATAGAGAGGCTAAACAGAGGACATTTATTAGAGAATGCCAAAAAATGGACATCGATTAGATAGGCCTAAAATTGGCCTTTGAtttgtaatgttattttattcttacatTACATTTTGAGGAATGGACTTCAATTAGAGGCAGGACGTCTTATCTCAATCTTACATATTTACCattttttgtttctatattAAACAAATGATTTGAGTTGTCCCCCCTGTCCATATAttctaatatattatttatattcaccatattttatttctatagcaAATGATTTAAGTTGTACCCCCTGTCCATATAttctaatatattatttatattcaccatattttatttctataacaAATGATTTAAGTTGTCCCCCCCTGTCCATATATTctgatatattatttatatttaccatTTTTTGGTTTCTATACATGATATAGAATGATTTGAGTTGTTCCGCCCTGTCCATATATTctgatatattatttatatttaccatTGTTTGGTTTCTATAACGAATGATTTGAGTTGTTCTGCCCTGTCcatattttctgatatattattaataattaccaattttagtttctataacaaatatttaagttgttcctcccccccccccccctcctgtCTATATATTCTGATATACTATTCATATTTACCATTTTTTGTTTCTATAACGAATGATTTGAGTTGTTCTGCCCTGTCCAtatattctgatattttctTCCTGTATCTTTCCTTTTTACTTTGGTCACTTGTAGCTGTAATATATTGCAAAGTCAGCATTAATTCTTATGTCAATCTTTATATCCCCTTCACCTAGTCATTGTTAGTGCTACAGGCATACAATActaaatgtttaagaaatattGATCTAGTTCCAAAATAATCTTAACTGTGCCAGTAAATGAAGCACATTTGTATTACTGTTGTTCGTCTATGTAACAGATAATCTATGCACTTTTCTCTTTTCAGTCCTTTATTATTTGACCTAAGTCTGTTTTTCTTTCacttaaatgtattttgtttgcatgttttgtgttatctcccttgtttCATATCTATCTGGTGAAATGAGTACTTTAGACAAACAATGAAACCAACTGCCAATTGCAAGCCTATTACCatatacatgacatatatatcCTATTAACATTTAACCAGAATAATTCAGTCCTTATATTGCGCTGACCTATGAAGGCTACATTAGTGTGGGAGAAAATCGGATACGGAAAGggcttgaattattcgagttaatTAACATTTAGATCTACAGCGCTAATAAATGCCTTACTGAAAACCCACCTAATTAGAAACCCCATAGACATGTTAGACCTTACAGATAGCTGCTGTCTTCAGTACTATAATATCCATTCTAATATCACATCTTCATATATGTAacactatacatatatatatccttACCTAAATGATATCTAGCTGTGTCCATTTTTACACCTGAACACTATGTATCCTTACCTTTTAACACCTGTAACAGTAAATTAATGCCCTCTTGGTAACACACTAGTGATTCATCAAACCGTCGAGCTGTATCCATTTCCACAGCTCTCTTTAGGACACCGATAGCTGAGGCTTCTACCCCTGTTACCATATCAGCCATTTGATATTTACTgtgacattttcattttatatgataCTCATGATCAGGTTGCTAAATTTTTTCTGAAAACTACctaaaatgagaaaactaaagTTTATTAACATACTTAATATAATCTTGATAATAGTGCTGATTAGATAATGAGATCTCctgtttaaaataataaattgataaaagcTATATACAATGTACCTATAAATGTTTCTGGAAATTCAAAAAGTTGGGAAAGATCTCCATTGTTGTAATGCATTGACACTAGCCAAAGCAAGTTTTCTATCATATCTAATAAAGTGAAACagattttatgtaaaaaattagaTGTTATTGGGGTTAgatctattttttgtttgaagtcctatttgacatttttgacaAGCAGAAAACAGGTCATGCAGGTTGTGTGTATAAATAGGGTAACTTCATATTACATGTGGTGTCCCATAAAGGGGCTTTTTTGATCCACAATTGTTTAATATCCATGTCAATGTTGCTCCAACTAGCATGACTAGCAATGTATTGTaaagttttgatatatatatatgcagacaTTTGCAGATGATCATGGTGATACAATTTACCtgcaattttattttctcatataTCAGTCTTTGGTTTATCTCTCTGACTTATATATCCAGAATATTGGAGTCATACCATCAGTATTTAACTGACCATAAGTTGTGCTATCATTTGGGAAAGACAGAGATTATAACTTAAAATTGGTCCTGGTCTAAAACTTTGGTCCCCAATCATATTTGGGAATTGTAATTGATATCCTTACTTGTgaaaaattttgttgattatatagaGAAACTACTGGAGCATGACTGGAGCCCCCCATCCCCTAAGATCA
This Mytilus trossulus isolate FHL-02 chromosome 14, PNRI_Mtr1.1.1.hap1, whole genome shotgun sequence DNA region includes the following protein-coding sequences:
- the LOC134695965 gene encoding MIT domain-containing protein 1-like translates to MADMVTGVEASAIGVLKRAVEMDTARRFDESLVCYQEGINLLLQVLKATSDQSKKERYRKKISEYMDRAEQLKSFVIETKNAGGSHEQIQIDDNATGFGMEKLFSRFMTEFLTEIEIEDPYIRAHHQICNLLRFCEVVVKSQCPVKEIRLLTGRDEYPDAQMQQQQKLNQLKKSLHNHGIEFNWSFHDSLHDREIRFNTGWIVKIGRGLDIYKASDNKFSIGSIDLDLRPCHKTTVDIFHTKSINKTKDDTS